A portion of the Stegostoma tigrinum isolate sSteTig4 chromosome 46, sSteTig4.hap1, whole genome shotgun sequence genome contains these proteins:
- the LOC125449497 gene encoding probable G-protein coupled receptor 139, whose product MYRTIQLVERVFDTFLAIIGIPGNLLAIVILSWGKCGVCQCTTRYLLAMAAADMTVIFTDIILMGFRYYYYPRSFLDITPVCNVIGILLRTSTDSSVWFTVTFSFDRFVTICCQKLKTKYCTEKTATVVLATTCTLFCLKNIPFYFQNEPGVIIDNVPFYCYTKSSYLTETWWVILDWLDTVLTPLLPFALILLLNAVTVRHILVTSQVRKRLKGERKGENRRDPEMESRRKSVILLFTISGNFILLWLIYVVYFLYYVIAGIDPVNYSPLLHHFGIVGYMLQRLSSCTNTFIYLATLSKFRAKISNAANSLVTQIPCIMNK is encoded by the exons ATGTATCGAACAATTCAACTCGTGGAGAGAGTGTTTGACACCTTCCTTGCTATTATTGGCATCCCTG GTAATTTGCTGGCGATTGTCATCCTTTCCTGGGGAAAGTGCGGTGTATGCCAGTGCACTACTCGTTACCTGTTGGCTATGGCAGCTGCCGATATGACGGTCATTTTCACTGATATTATACTGATGGGTTTTCGTTATTATTATTACCCACGATCTTTCCTGGACATCACTCCTGTATGTAATGTTATTGGGATCCTGTTACGCACAAGCACTGACagctctgtctggttcactgtcactttctcctttgatcgatttgtgacTATTtgctgccagaagctgaaaacaaaatattgcactgAGAAAACGGCAACTGTTGTTCTAGCGACAACCTGCACCCTGTTCTGTTTGAAAAATATCCCCTTCTATTTTCAAAATGAACCTGGGGTGATAATCGATAATGTGCCATTCTACTGTTATACAAAGTCAAGCTATCTTACTGAGACTTGGTGGGTGATATTAGATTGGCTCGATACAGTTTTAACCCCTTTACTGCCATTCGCCTTAATCTTGTTGCTCAATGCTGTGacagtcagacacattttagtgaccagtcAAGTCCGGAAGAGACTGAAGggtgagagaaaaggagagaatcgcagagacccagagatggagagcagaaggaaGTCTGTGATTTTGCTCTTCACCATCTCTGGGAATTTCATCCTCCTCTGGTTGATCTATGTTGTATATTTCTTATATTATGTCATTGCAGGAATTGATCCTGTCAATTACTCACCTCTTCTGCACCACTTCGGTATTGTTGGTTACATGCTGCAAAGGTTAAGTtcctgcacaaacacatttatttatttagCAACATTGTCTAAGTTCAGAGCAAAGATCAGCAATGCAGCAAACTCTCTGGTTACACAAATTCCTTGcattatgaataaataa